The genomic window ACGCCCGGCCAGGGAACACTGGTGGATTGCCAGCTACTCAGCACTGCGCCTGTCCGGCACCCTGAACGCCCCCACCGCCACCCAGCAGGAACCGGGCACCGCTCAGGAGGCCACCGCCCTTGAAGTGCTGGACGAACCCCAGGAGCTGTCTCAAGAACTTTCTCAAGAACTGTCTCAAGAACAATCTCAACCGGATACCTACCATCTGCATCGCTTTCCGCGCGGCCCCGGACCCGGCACCTTTCTCCACGGGCTGTTCGAATGGGCAGGCAAGCAAGGCTTTGCAGCTGTTGCCAACGACTTGGAATCCCTCAACGATATGCTCTGGCGACGGGTTCAGCTGCGCGGCTGGCAGGCATGGCAGGAGCCCCTGGCCGGGTGGTTTGCGGCCCTGCTGACCACGCCATTGCCGCTGGCCACCGCCGAGCTCACTCGCGTTACCCTGGCCGAACTTGCAAGCTATCAGGTTGAGTTGGAGTTCTGGCTGGCCGCCAAAGCGGTCAATACGCGTGAGCTGGATGCGCTGGTCAGCCAGCATCTGCTGCCCGGTATGGCCCGCCCGGCGCTGGATGCCGATACTCTGAATGGCATGCTCAAGGGCTTTATTGACCTGGCTTTTGAGCACCAGGGACGCTTTTATGTACTCGACTGGAAATCCAACTACCTGGGGCCGAATGACGCCGCCTACGCCCCGGACGCCTTACGCCACGCCCTGCTGGAAAAGCGCTACGATGTGCAGTCAGCGCTGTATCTGCTGGCCATGCACCGCCTGCTCAAGTCACGCCTGCCGGATTACGACCCGCGCCAGCATCTGGGTGGCTCGATGACCGTCTTTCTGCGCGGCAGCCGCAGCCCTGAACGCGGCGTTTATGGCGAGCCTGTCCCGGTCGAGCTGATTGAAGCGCTGGACCGCCTGTTCAGCCGTGAACCCAGCGCCCACACCCCCGAGGAGGCCAGCGCATGAACCGCCAAGACGATACTCATACCCTCGACCTGTTTGACGCTGACGCAGACAGCGGCACAGCGCCGCCTGCCGTTGTGGCTACGCCGCCGAGCCCTCACCCGGCGTTGAGTGATACCCAAGCGCTGCTTGAGTTGTGCGAACGCTGGGTGGCCCGAGGCTGGTTGCGCGACCTGGATCGCGCTCTAGTGCGCTTTCTGGCCAGCGAAGCCGCGGATGCCTCGCCCCTGTTGCTGCTGGCGGCGGCCCTGGCCAGCCATCAGTTGGGCCGCGGCCATGTGTGCCTGGACTTGAACGCCACCCTGAATGCCCCTGATTTTGCCCTCTCACTGCCGCCAGAAGGCGATGACCTGACCGACCCGCCACCGCTGCCCAGCGAGGTATTGGCCACCCTGACCCTGGCCGAATGGCAAGCCGCCCTGCACCACCCGCTGCTGGCCAGCCATGGCCCCGGCAATACACCGCTGGTGATAGTGAATACTCACACAGATCCTGCCAGCCAGCCGGATGCCGCCACCAAAACCCGCCTCTATCTGCGCCGCTACTGGCAGTATGAACAAAGCCTGCACCAGCAGATTGCTCAGCGCCTTAAAGGTGCCAGGCACCCCCAGGCCCTGGGTGACGCCGAGCAAACGGAGCTGCTTCCCCAGGCACTGAACATCCTGTTTGAACCCAGCGCGGCCCTGAACTGGCAGAAAACCGCCTGCGCCCTGGCCGCGCGCAGCCGATTCAGCATTATTACCGGCGGCCCCGGCACCGGCAAAACCACCACCGTAGTGCGCCTGCTGGCCCTGCTGCAGACCCTGCAGCTGGCCCAGGCGCCAGATCAGCCGCTGCGCATTCGCCTCGCCGCCCCCACCGGCAAGGCCGCTGCCCGCCTGAATGAATCCATTGCCGGGCAGGTCAACAGGCTGCCGTTGGAAGCCTTGCAAGCGCTACTCAGTAAGCAGCCACTTTCAGCAGCGCCCGGTAAGATACCTATTCCCACTGAGGTCACCACCCTTCATCGGCTGCTGGGGGCGCGCCCGGATACCCGCCATTTCCGCCATAGCGCCGCCAACCCGCTGACGCTGGATGTGCTGGTGATTGACGAAGCTTCCATGGTGGATATCGAGATGATGGCCGCTGTGCTGAATGCTCTGCCCACCAATGCCCAGTGTGTGCTGCTGGGGGATAAGGATCAGCTGGCCTCGGTGGAAGCGGGCTCGGTACTCGGCGACCTGTGCCGCCGCGCCGATGCCACCCACTACACCCCGGCAACCGCCCAGTGGCTGGAAAGCGCCACCGGCCAGCTGCTGCCCGATGCCTATATCGATGCTAACGGCCAGCCGCTGGATCAGGCGATTACCATGCTGCGGGTCAGCCACCGCTTTGATCAACACAGCGGCATTGGCCAGCTGGCCCAGGTCATCAACCAACCGCGCCACGCCCAGAGCGACCGCGACAAACAGCAAGCCGTGCAAGCGGTATTGCGCCACGGCTACGCGGATCTACACCAGCTGACGCTAACCACGGACACCACCTTGGATAAGCTGGTGATTGACGGCAGCCCCGCGGGGTTTATCAATAGCGGCAAGGGCAGAACCGACCACCAGGGCAAGCCCATCGCGCCGCCCACTGGCTACCGCCATTACCTGGAGGTGCTGCAACGCCAGCGCCCGCACGGGGAGTCCTTCGAGGAGAACCCAGGCGCCTTCAACGCCTGGGCCGCCCAGGTGCTCAACGCCTACAGCCATTTCCAGCTGCTCTGCTCGCTACGCAAAGGCCCCTGGGGCGTTGAAGGTTTGAACCTGCGCATCGCTAAAACCCTGCGCGGGGAAAAGCTGCTATCTGGCAGTGACTACACCCTGGAGAAGGGCTGGTATGAAGGCCGCCCGGTGCTGGTCACCCAGAACGACTACGGCCTGAAGCTGATGAACGGGGATATCGGCATCACCCTGGCAGTGCCTGACCCGCGCCCAAGTTCAGGCACACCGGGCAAAACCCTATTGCGGGTAGCATTCCCCACCGGCGACCCGGACACCCCAATCCGCTGGGTACTGCCCTCCCGCCTGCATGCGGTGGAAACCGTGTTCGCGATGACGGTACACAAATCCCAGGGCTCGGAATTCCACCACACCGCCCTGCTGCTACCGCCCACCCTCAACCCGATTCTCACCCGCGAACTGGTCTACACCGGCATCACCCGCGCCCGCGACTGGCTCAGCGTGGTGGAAACCAAGCCAGGGGTGCTGAATGAAGCGGTGACGAGGGAAGTGATCAGAGTGAGTGGGATGGGGTAATATGGAAAGCATCTCCTCTTATATCTTTTATCAAGTGCAAAGCCACTTGTGCACCAACGACGAAAATTTTGGATGGACAAGGTAACCAATAGAGGAATGAGGGTTTGAACGCCCATTCCTGACGTTAAGGTTGTAAATCGGATATATGTCCTTTATACCGCTGCTAACCATACCTAATCCAACCATTTCCTTGTAATCGTTACGTATCTTACTATCGTGAGATATATAATCATCCTCGGCGGAAAAATTGTACCAGCGCTTGATATTGGTCGGATACTTTAGCAACCCTTTGTTGGAGCTGCCCTTTAAGCGATCTTTTACATTTTCGTCGCCAAGTGGTGATCCCAAAGTAACAAAAAGATCAACTTTCTTTTCTGCGCCGTAAGTATGCCGATACTCGCCATAGTGCGATAATTTCCATAAGTTATCAAAACTGATCATTGTTCCTAAGCTATGAGACACCAGCAATATATCGTAATTCTCATCAAGGGCGGCACGGAGCACAGGGGTAAGTCTATTTCGCACATCACTACCGTAATAAGAATCTTCATTCCAATAATGGGCCATATCCGGCGCTACTGCCGTTATCAATGGCTCTGCTAGATGCAACTTACCCAAAACAGCCGAAAACGTGTCGGCCAAGGCCTCTTTGAGAAAACCAGCTTTTGACACTGACTTATAGGTGGTTTTATTAAATTGAGACTTAGAATAAGATTTCAGCTTTTCCAAAGCCTTGTGCCTGCTAGCGGGGTCTTCCTCAGGAACACCCAAGAAATCATTTGACAAATCTCCATAGTAAACGAAATCCTTAGCAACCTGATCAAACAGTGATCTGCCTGACGCCCCAAAATCTCTTTCTATGCCATGAGCAGTTGCGTCGTACCAGAGCTGCCTCAAAAAAGGTTCAGATGGTTTTTGAGCTCTTCCATGCACAAATATGATTTTCTTAGCCATTACACCCTCCCATCGCTAGCACAACATGGAATATGAATTAAACCAAACTACGGATACAATTTTCTTTTATCAGCAAAATTTCCGCATGAAGCTTAGGCTTTTTATAACTTTTATTTAGCCTTTGGTTATCAACTCTATATTTGGCTAATCACCTTGCTGAGTGCAGAATTGAGATACGTATTTTGTAAGCGCCCTTAAACCG from Halomonas sp. CH40 includes these protein-coding regions:
- the recD gene encoding exodeoxyribonuclease V subunit alpha; the encoded protein is MNRQDDTHTLDLFDADADSGTAPPAVVATPPSPHPALSDTQALLELCERWVARGWLRDLDRALVRFLASEAADASPLLLLAAALASHQLGRGHVCLDLNATLNAPDFALSLPPEGDDLTDPPPLPSEVLATLTLAEWQAALHHPLLASHGPGNTPLVIVNTHTDPASQPDAATKTRLYLRRYWQYEQSLHQQIAQRLKGARHPQALGDAEQTELLPQALNILFEPSAALNWQKTACALAARSRFSIITGGPGTGKTTTVVRLLALLQTLQLAQAPDQPLRIRLAAPTGKAAARLNESIAGQVNRLPLEALQALLSKQPLSAAPGKIPIPTEVTTLHRLLGARPDTRHFRHSAANPLTLDVLVIDEASMVDIEMMAAVLNALPTNAQCVLLGDKDQLASVEAGSVLGDLCRRADATHYTPATAQWLESATGQLLPDAYIDANGQPLDQAITMLRVSHRFDQHSGIGQLAQVINQPRHAQSDRDKQQAVQAVLRHGYADLHQLTLTTDTTLDKLVIDGSPAGFINSGKGRTDHQGKPIAPPTGYRHYLEVLQRQRPHGESFEENPGAFNAWAAQVLNAYSHFQLLCSLRKGPWGVEGLNLRIAKTLRGEKLLSGSDYTLEKGWYEGRPVLVTQNDYGLKLMNGDIGITLAVPDPRPSSGTPGKTLLRVAFPTGDPDTPIRWVLPSRLHAVETVFAMTVHKSQGSEFHHTALLLPPTLNPILTRELVYTGITRARDWLSVVETKPGVLNEAVTREVIRVSGMG